In Crinalium epipsammum PCC 9333, the following are encoded in one genomic region:
- a CDS encoding transposase, translating into MQFGVKVRACWYFNFKLHLIINESGELFSFKVAPANVDDRHPVFNLVKNIYGKLLADIGYISA; encoded by the coding sequence TTGCAGTTTGGGGTAAAAGTTCGCGCTTGTTGGTATTTTAATTTCAAGCTCCATTTAATTATTAATGAATCAGGAGAATTATTTAGCTTTAAAGTAGCTCCCGCCAATGTCGATGACCGACATCCAGTTTTTAATTTAGTTAAAAATATTTATGGAAAGCTTTTGGCGGACATTGGTTATATTTCTGCCTAA